In a genomic window of Campylobacter concisus:
- a CDS encoding UDP-N-acetylmuramate--alanine ligase, producing the protein MRFGLLSDIGEITPNIFAKLDKLSRAKIFIALYNSGVESELKIPLSYAKFLNFKEIFEARINFLLREKCLNCKPADRFCFSSNIIINAYLKGDFSKIKFIAKEPKMAAAKMIKMLYASGKFEFCIDAAQMFCQFVYDKIRLRHQDKEVMLNGGVISVKKDGKNLLSVMPSFKKVSFDDMRNLNDDIDRAVGVLGHECEMVYIVFPRNEEFRRHVEVRHCCARGLIKLVPYTIISKIF; encoded by the coding sequence ATGAGATTCGGGCTTTTATCAGATATTGGCGAAATAACTCCAAATATTTTTGCAAAGCTTGACAAGCTTTCACGTGCAAAAATTTTTATTGCACTTTATAATTCTGGTGTAGAAAGTGAGCTAAAAATACCGCTTTCTTACGCTAAATTTCTAAATTTCAAAGAAATTTTTGAGGCCAGGATAAATTTCCTGCTTCGTGAGAAATGTCTAAATTGTAAGCCAGCAGATCGCTTTTGTTTTTCATCAAATATCATCATAAATGCTTATTTAAAAGGCGACTTTTCAAAGATAAAATTTATAGCAAAAGAGCCAAAAATGGCGGCTGCAAAGATGATAAAAATGCTTTATGCAAGTGGGAAATTTGAGTTTTGTATCGATGCGGCACAGATGTTTTGTCAATTTGTTTATGATAAAATACGCCTCCGCCATCAAGACAAAGAGGTCATGCTAAATGGTGGTGTCATTTCGGTCAAAAAAGATGGTAAAAATTTGCTCAGTGTCATGCCAAGCTTTAAAAAAGTGAGCTTTGATGATATGAGAAATTTAAACGACGATATAGATAGAGCCGTCGGTGTGCTTGGTCACGAGTGTGAGATGGTTTATATCGTTTTTCCTAGAAATGAGGAATTTAGGCGACACGTTGAGGTTAGGCACTGTTGTGCGAGAGGTTTGATCAAGCTTGTGCCTTATACGATTATTAGTAAAATTTTTTAA
- a CDS encoding acyl-[ACP]--phospholipid O-acyltransferase, with translation MMSLLKVAGFLPYLAIAFLNASVDLAHKITIQNVLLKTYDGDILFILTAVINAMILLPFIFLFSPSSFINDKFAKIKVIRICAIFGVIISVAVLFSYLAGAFGVAFALTLILAAQSAIYSPAKYGIIKALVGPERLGTANGIIQALTIVAILVSSFLFSFIFENLYIQGENSEEILKSVYPIGIFLVVFSALEAYFAYKLPCIDEKDETNENFDIKKYIRLSYLRENLKEVRSDKNIWLSIAGLSIFWGISQIIIAAFPAHYKAVFNDDSSLAVQAILAASAIGIAFGSYVAGSMSKLHIELGIVPMGAIGIFFSLLFFAFGSSIGVVSLSSFAFGFFGGIFIVPLNAMIQYFAPQKTTGKIMAANNFLQNVSMLLFLAIGIGLVYFEISTTGLFVFTALVCLIGSFYAILQLPHLFTRLLLLPFLKTKYRFFVEGLQNLPQSGGALLLGNHISWIDWLVLQAASPRGIRFVMYRTIYNKWYLKQIFKFFKVIPIGAGASKESIELVRECLKNGEVVALFPEGHISYNGQINEFQKGFELIIRDLEEICIVPFYLRGLWGSSFSRASKFYKDLTSKNGRRDIIVAFGKPITTFINAAKMKQKVLELSFSSWESFISRQKPLTSEWLNNAKEDKFKECMSDSTGLNLSNLKFITAVLVFIKIFKRELKDEKNIGILLPSSSIAAIVNMALLAMGKVSVNLNYTLNETSLNHALRKADINTVITSSKFLEKLALKGFDLKDAMSEKAKFAEDLSASISKKEKFLALLTAFFAPAWLIKLCYFRPVSLEDTATILFSSGSEGEPKGIELSHKNLLANIKQISELLNFKKDDVILNSLPIFHSFGLTVTTLMPLCEGIKMVSVPDPTDGATIGKMAARHSASIIFGTSTFFRLYTRNKKLHPLMFQSARMVVAGAEKLKPEIKDEFRLKFGIEIYEGYGATETAPVAAVNMPNILEKESLKELTFNRPGSVGMPLPGTIIKIIDPETLEELETGEDGLIVIGGSQVMKGYLNDEAKTNDVITYIDSVRYYKTGDKGHIDENGFVFIVDRYSRFAKIGGEMISLGSVEEELAKVLGNDVVFSSANVPDSKKGEAIALLVKSGTEPENIEQILKESNLAPIMMPSYIFIVDDIPTLASGKVDFKGVKALAVSLLAE, from the coding sequence ATGATGAGTTTATTAAAAGTTGCTGGCTTTTTGCCCTACCTTGCGATCGCATTTTTAAATGCAAGCGTCGATCTAGCACACAAAATCACCATACAAAATGTTCTTTTAAAAACATACGATGGCGACATACTTTTTATCTTAACAGCCGTCATAAACGCAATGATCTTGCTACCATTTATCTTTTTATTTTCGCCCTCAAGTTTTATAAACGATAAATTCGCAAAAATAAAGGTTATAAGAATTTGTGCCATTTTTGGCGTTATTATCAGCGTCGCGGTGCTTTTTAGCTATCTTGCGGGCGCTTTTGGCGTAGCTTTTGCACTCACACTCATACTAGCCGCTCAAAGTGCGATCTACTCACCAGCAAAATACGGCATCATCAAAGCTCTAGTCGGTCCTGAGCGCCTTGGCACAGCAAATGGCATTATTCAAGCGCTCACCATCGTAGCGATACTTGTTAGCTCATTTTTATTTTCATTTATATTTGAAAATTTATACATCCAAGGCGAAAATTCAGAAGAAATTTTAAAAAGCGTCTATCCTATTGGCATCTTTTTAGTCGTATTTAGCGCACTTGAAGCATATTTCGCCTATAAGTTACCTTGCATCGATGAAAAAGACGAAACAAACGAAAATTTTGATATTAAAAAATATATTCGCCTTAGCTATTTAAGAGAAAATTTAAAAGAAGTAAGGTCAGATAAAAATATCTGGCTAAGTATCGCTGGGCTTAGTATATTTTGGGGAATTTCTCAGATCATCATCGCAGCTTTCCCAGCTCATTACAAAGCCGTTTTTAACGACGACAGCTCGCTAGCGGTGCAAGCAATTCTAGCAGCAAGCGCCATAGGCATCGCATTTGGCTCATACGTGGCTGGCTCTATGTCAAAGCTTCACATCGAGCTTGGTATCGTGCCGATGGGTGCTATTGGTATATTTTTCTCGCTATTATTTTTCGCATTTGGCTCAAGCATCGGCGTAGTAAGCCTTAGCTCATTTGCATTTGGCTTTTTTGGTGGAATTTTTATAGTACCGCTAAATGCGATGATCCAGTACTTTGCCCCGCAAAAGACCACCGGCAAGATAATGGCGGCAAACAACTTCTTACAAAACGTCTCAATGCTACTTTTTTTAGCCATTGGCATAGGCTTAGTATATTTTGAAATTTCAACCACTGGGCTCTTTGTCTTTACAGCGCTTGTTTGCTTAATTGGCAGCTTCTACGCCATTTTGCAGCTTCCGCACCTTTTTACAAGGCTACTTTTACTGCCATTTTTAAAGACAAAGTACCGATTTTTTGTTGAAGGACTTCAAAATTTACCACAAAGTGGCGGCGCGCTACTTCTTGGCAATCACATCAGCTGGATCGACTGGCTCGTGCTTCAAGCTGCAAGCCCGAGGGGTATAAGATTTGTAATGTATAGAACGATCTATAACAAATGGTATCTAAAGCAAATTTTTAAATTTTTTAAAGTGATCCCAATAGGCGCAGGGGCAAGCAAAGAGTCGATCGAGCTAGTTAGAGAGTGCCTAAAAAATGGCGAAGTGGTCGCACTTTTCCCAGAGGGTCACATCAGCTACAACGGCCAGATAAATGAATTTCAAAAGGGCTTTGAGCTTATCATAAGAGACCTAGAAGAAATTTGCATCGTGCCATTTTACCTTCGTGGCCTTTGGGGTTCAAGCTTTTCAAGAGCTAGTAAATTTTACAAAGATCTCACTTCTAAAAACGGCAGACGCGACATCATCGTCGCCTTTGGCAAGCCAATAACTACATTTATAAACGCTGCAAAGATGAAGCAAAAGGTGCTTGAGCTTAGCTTTTCATCGTGGGAGAGCTTTATCTCAAGGCAAAAACCACTAACAAGTGAATGGTTAAATAACGCAAAAGAGGATAAATTTAAAGAGTGCATGAGCGACAGCACTGGGTTAAATTTAAGCAACTTGAAATTTATAACAGCCGTTTTAGTCTTTATCAAAATTTTCAAACGAGAGCTAAAAGATGAGAAAAATATAGGCATCTTGCTACCTAGCTCAAGTATCGCAGCAATAGTAAATATGGCGCTTCTTGCCATGGGCAAAGTGAGCGTAAATTTAAACTACACACTAAATGAGACCTCGCTAAATCACGCCCTAAGAAAGGCAGATATAAATACAGTCATCACCTCTAGCAAATTTCTTGAAAAACTAGCACTTAAGGGCTTTGATCTAAAAGATGCGATGAGCGAAAAGGCTAAATTTGCAGAAGATCTCTCAGCTAGCATCTCAAAAAAAGAGAAATTTTTAGCGCTTTTAACTGCGTTTTTTGCTCCAGCTTGGCTTATTAAACTTTGCTATTTTAGGCCAGTGAGCTTAGAGGATACGGCTACTATTTTATTTAGTAGTGGCAGCGAGGGCGAGCCAAAAGGCATCGAGCTAAGCCATAAAAATTTACTTGCAAACATTAAGCAAATAAGCGAACTTTTAAATTTCAAAAAAGATGATGTGATCTTAAACTCACTCCCTATTTTTCACTCATTTGGACTAACGGTCACCACGCTCATGCCACTTTGCGAGGGCATAAAAATGGTAAGCGTGCCTGATCCAACAGATGGAGCGACTATCGGCAAAATGGCGGCAAGACACAGCGCTAGCATCATCTTTGGCACCTCGACCTTCTTTAGGCTCTACACCAGAAACAAAAAGCTTCATCCGCTAATGTTTCAAAGTGCCAGAATGGTCGTAGCTGGGGCTGAAAAGCTAAAACCTGAGATAAAAGACGAGTTTAGGCTCAAATTTGGCATAGAAATTTATGAAGGATACGGCGCAACCGAAACGGCACCAGTAGCTGCTGTAAATATGCCAAATATCCTAGAAAAAGAGAGCCTAAAAGAGCTTACATTTAATAGACCTGGAAGCGTTGGCATGCCTCTGCCTGGCACTATCATAAAAATAATCGACCCTGAGACTCTTGAAGAGCTAGAAACTGGTGAGGACGGACTCATAGTGATCGGCGGATCGCAGGTGATGAAGGGCTATCTAAACGATGAAGCTAAAACAAATGATGTCATCACGTATATAGACAGCGTAAGATACTATAAAACTGGCGATAAAGGCCACATAGATGAAAACGGCTTTGTATTTATCGTCGATAGGTATTCAAGATTTGCCAAGATAGGCGGCGAGATGATAAGCCTTGGAAGCGTCGAAGAAGAGCTTGCAAAGGTGCTTGGAAATGACGTTGTCTTTAGCAGTGCAAACGTACCAGATAGCAAAAAGGGGGAAGCGATCGCGCTTTTGGTAAAAAGCGGCACAGAGCCTGAGAATATCGAGCAAATTTTAAAAGAGAGCAACTTAGCTCCGATAATGATGCCAAGCTATATATTTATCGTTGATGATATCCCAACGCTTGCAAGCGGCAAGGTTGATTTTAAGGGGGTAAAAGCTCTAGCGGTCTCACTTTTAGCGGAGTGA
- a CDS encoding amino acid ABC transporter permease, with the protein MENLDRVIELVSSSTLPMIIALLKVTIPLTLLSFSLGLVIAIITAVARLSNIKILKFIFATYVWIFRGTPLLVQLFIVFYGLPSIGITLDTWSAATIAFSLNVGAYASESVRAAILSVPKGQWEAATSLGMTHYQILKRIIAPQAVRISLPPLSNTFIGLVKDTSLAASITMVDMFMVAQRIAARTFEPLILYILAALIYLVVCTLLTYLQSRLEKAVSRYV; encoded by the coding sequence ATGGAAAATTTAGATAGAGTGATCGAGCTTGTTTCAAGCTCGACGCTACCGATGATTATCGCACTTTTAAAGGTGACGATCCCGCTTACATTGCTCTCGTTTTCGCTAGGGCTTGTCATCGCCATTATCACAGCAGTAGCAAGGCTTTCAAATATAAAAATTTTAAAATTTATATTTGCCACCTACGTTTGGATATTTCGCGGTACGCCGCTTCTTGTGCAGCTTTTTATCGTATTTTACGGACTTCCTAGCATCGGCATCACGCTTGATACTTGGAGCGCGGCGACTATTGCATTTAGTCTAAACGTGGGTGCTTATGCCTCTGAGTCCGTAAGGGCTGCCATTCTTTCTGTGCCAAAAGGTCAGTGGGAGGCTGCCACATCGCTTGGCATGACGCACTATCAAATTTTAAAGCGTATCATCGCACCTCAAGCAGTGAGGATCTCGTTGCCACCGCTTTCAAACACATTTATAGGCCTTGTTAAAGACACTTCACTAGCAGCTTCTATAACGATGGTTGATATGTTTATGGTCGCTCAAAGGATCGCAGCAAGGACCTTTGAGCCACTCATCCTCTACATCCTAGCAGCACTTATCTATCTAGTGGTTTGCACACTCTTAACCTATCTTCAATCAAGGCTTGAAAAAGCTGTCTCAAGGTATGTCTAA
- a CDS encoding amino acid ABC transporter ATP-binding protein, with the protein MAINFKNISKSYGDHLVLDNINISFKEGQTTVIVGSSGCGKSTLLRCINLLEIPQSGILEVDDRAINFKEKLSSKKLLEIRKKTGMVFQSFNLFPHLTALQNVTEAPIYVQKKDKNEAIKEAKELLAKVGLSHKEDTYPNRLSGGQAQRVAIARALAVNPYFLLLDEPTSALDPELEAEVLKVILSLAKEKKSMIIVTHNMNFARKIADRILFLDKGVIAFDGLVDEFFNSQNERIKSFISAMDI; encoded by the coding sequence ATGGCTATAAATTTTAAAAATATAAGCAAATCTTATGGCGATCATTTGGTGCTAGATAACATAAACATAAGCTTTAAAGAGGGGCAAACGACCGTGATAGTTGGCTCATCTGGTTGTGGCAAATCAACGCTTCTTAGATGCATAAATTTACTTGAGATCCCACAAAGTGGCATTTTAGAGGTAGATGATAGAGCTATAAATTTTAAAGAGAAGCTTAGCTCAAAAAAGCTTTTAGAAATTCGCAAAAAAACAGGCATGGTTTTTCAAAGTTTTAACCTTTTCCCACACCTAACAGCGCTTCAAAATGTCACCGAAGCTCCGATCTATGTTCAAAAAAAGGATAAAAACGAAGCAATAAAAGAGGCAAAAGAGCTTTTAGCTAAAGTGGGGCTTAGCCACAAAGAAGATACCTATCCAAACAGGCTCTCAGGCGGACAAGCACAGCGCGTGGCCATCGCTAGAGCCCTAGCTGTAAATCCATACTTTTTACTACTTGACGAGCCTACAAGCGCGCTTGATCCAGAGCTTGAGGCTGAAGTTTTAAAGGTTATTTTATCTCTTGCAAAAGAGAAAAAGTCTATGATCATCGTTACTCATAATATGAATTTTGCTAGAAAGATAGCTGATAGAATTTTGTTTTTAGATAAAGGTGTGATCGCATTTGATGGCTTGGTAGATGAGTTTTTTAACAGCCAAAATGAGAGGATAAAAAGCTTCATCTCAGCTATGGATATATGA
- the fldA gene encoding flavodoxin FldA — protein sequence MIGIVYGSSMGNTEDAAKLISEGLGLENELLNVADVDAAKLNSFDKLILGTSTWGSGDLQDDWDAFDFKALNLSGKTVAVFGMGDSESYSDEYCNGMAKLYDEVVKAGAKVVGEVSTDGYTFDGSDAVKNGKFVGLALDADNQSDKTEGRISAWIEQIKPYFA from the coding sequence ATGATAGGTATAGTTTATGGAAGCAGCATGGGAAATACCGAAGATGCAGCAAAACTTATAAGTGAGGGTCTAGGCCTTGAAAATGAGCTTTTAAACGTTGCCGATGTAGACGCAGCAAAACTAAATAGCTTTGATAAGCTCATCCTTGGTACATCAACCTGGGGTAGTGGCGATCTTCAAGATGACTGGGATGCGTTTGACTTTAAAGCGCTAAATCTAAGCGGAAAAACAGTCGCTGTTTTTGGCATGGGTGATAGCGAGAGCTACTCTGATGAGTACTGTAATGGCATGGCAAAGCTTTATGATGAGGTCGTAAAAGCTGGCGCAAAGGTAGTTGGTGAGGTTAGCACTGACGGATATACATTTGATGGCTCTGATGCCGTAAAAAATGGAAAATTTGTAGGTTTAGCGCTTGACGCTGACAATCAAAGCGACAAAACTGAGGGTAGAATTTCAGCTTGGATCGAGCAGATAAAACCTTACTTTGCTTAA
- a CDS encoding DUF2325 domain-containing protein produces MSVLVIGADEITPIKAVLHDLGAEKIEHWDARNENRVNRKPIPQDTECVVMLTSFLNHNTMKTIKTQAKKRNIPIVCAKRSVSCVFCEYCKVFGLDKEFGCKE; encoded by the coding sequence ATGTCAGTTTTAGTTATCGGCGCAGATGAGATAACGCCTATCAAGGCAGTTTTACATGATTTGGGAGCTGAGAAGATAGAACACTGGGATGCTAGAAATGAAAACCGCGTAAATCGCAAGCCAATCCCTCAAGATACCGAGTGTGTGGTGATGCTAACTAGCTTTTTAAACCACAACACGATGAAGACTATTAAAACTCAAGCAAAAAAGAGAAATATTCCAATTGTTTGTGCAAAAAGAAGCGTTAGTTGCGTATTTTGCGAGTACTGCAAGGTCTTTGGACTAGATAAGGAATTTGGATGCAAAGAATAA